The following proteins are encoded in a genomic region of Salvelinus namaycush isolate Seneca unplaced genomic scaffold, SaNama_1.0 Scaffold86, whole genome shotgun sequence:
- the LOC120043082 gene encoding pEARLI1-like lipid transfer protein 3, protein MVPSPTVPSPMVSSPTVPTPTVNSPMVSSPTVPTPTSPTVSSPMLSIPTVPSPTAI, encoded by the exons ATGgtacctagtcccacagtacctagtcccatggtatctagtcccacagtacctaCTCCCACAGTAAATAGTCCCATGgtatctagtcccacagtacctaCTCCCACA agtcccacagtatctagtcccaTGTTATCTAttcccacagtacctagtcccaca